In Rhodobacter sp. 24-YEA-8, the following are encoded in one genomic region:
- the ftsA gene encoding cell division protein FtsA, with protein sequence MTDLYQTQRVMRNMRRAAMQRGVIAILDVGTSKIACLILKFDGEARLREVEGVGPMAGQSKFRIIGAATTRSRGVRFGEISVMNETERAIRTAVQAAQKMANVRVDHVIACFSGAEPRSYGLAGEIDLEDNVVTEHDIARVLASCDVPDIGPGREVLHAQPVNFALDHRSGLADPRGQIGNRLACDMHLLSVEDSAIQNLLYCIQRCDLELAGIASSAYVSAISSLVEDEQELGAACIDLGGGATGVSIFMKKHMIYADSVRMGGDHVTADISKGLYIPAADAEKIKTRHGGLFATGMDDREMIELGGESGDWEKDRRRISRTELIGIMRPRVEEILEEARTVLDAAGFDHLPSQQIVLTGGGSQIPGLDMLANRILGQRVRLGRPLRVQGLPQAATGPAFASAVGLCLFAAHPQDEWWDFEVPAERYPARSLRRAFRWFKDNW encoded by the coding sequence GTGACCGACCTCTACCAGACCCAACGCGTCATGCGGAACATGCGCCGGGCTGCCATGCAGCGGGGCGTGATTGCTATTCTTGATGTGGGCACCTCGAAAATTGCCTGCCTTATCCTGAAATTCGACGGCGAAGCCCGCCTGCGCGAAGTCGAGGGCGTTGGCCCTATGGCCGGTCAGTCGAAATTCCGCATTATCGGGGCTGCAACCACCCGCTCGCGCGGCGTCCGGTTCGGCGAAATCTCGGTCATGAACGAGACCGAACGCGCCATCCGCACCGCCGTCCAGGCGGCGCAGAAAATGGCGAATGTCCGTGTCGATCACGTGATCGCCTGTTTCTCGGGCGCCGAGCCGCGCTCTTACGGGCTGGCGGGCGAGATCGATCTTGAAGACAATGTCGTCACCGAACATGACATCGCCCGCGTGCTTGCCTCTTGCGATGTGCCCGATATCGGGCCAGGGCGTGAGGTGCTGCATGCGCAGCCGGTGAATTTCGCACTGGATCACCGCTCGGGTCTTGCCGATCCGCGCGGCCAGATCGGCAACCGGCTGGCCTGTGACATGCACCTTCTGTCGGTGGAAGATTCCGCGATCCAGAACCTGCTTTACTGCATCCAGCGCTGTGATCTGGAACTGGCGGGGATTGCGTCTTCGGCCTATGTTTCGGCGATTTCCAGCCTTGTGGAAGACGAGCAGGAACTGGGCGCGGCCTGTATCGATCTGGGCGGCGGTGCGACCGGCGTCTCGATCTTTATGAAGAAGCACATGATCTATGCCGACAGCGTGCGGATGGGCGGCGATCACGTGACGGCGGATATTTCCAAAGGGCTTTATATCCCCGCAGCCGATGCCGAAAAAATCAAGACCCGCCATGGTGGTCTCTTTGCCACCGGCATGGATGACCGCGAGATGATTGAGCTTGGCGGCGAAAGCGGCGACTGGGAGAAAGACCGTCGCCGCATTTCCCGCACCGAGCTGATCGGCATCATGCGCCCCCGTGTTGAAGAAATCCTCGAAGAGGCGCGCACCGTGCTGGATGCGGCTGGCTTCGACCATCTGCCCTCGCAGCAGATCGTGCTGACGGGCGGCGGCAGCCAGATCCCGGGGCTTGATATGCTGGCCAACCGGATCCTCGGGCAGCGCGTCCGTCTGGGCCGCCCGCTGCGGGTCCAGGGCCTGCCGCAGGCTGCGACCGGGCCGGCCTTTGCCTCGGCTGTCGGGCTTTGTCTCTTTGCGGCGCATCCGCAAGATGAGTGGTGGGACTTTGAAGTTCCCGCCGAACGCTATCCGGCCAGGTCGTTGCGCAGGGCATTCAGATGGTTCAAGGACAACTGGTAA
- a CDS encoding cell division protein FtsQ/DivIB has product MRSLIPFRIRPARHGRQPAFGRAEPPLTRQKVVHDPSPSLWAYRMQRVMLTPYLRAFLRVGLPVLAVAAMAGVYMSSEERRNGVVQVFTDLREKFQSRPEFMVTLVSIEGSSVELADAVRSRLDLNLPQSSFDLDLEAARARVVELDAVKGAELRVRSGGVLSVLITERQPVLVWRQASGLSLVDETGHRVAGLFERADRDDLPLIAGEGADAAAPEALEILAAAGPIAPRIRGLVRMGERRWDIVLDRGQRILLPEDRPVRALERLLALDQAQDMLARDLAAVDLRLPNRPTLRLTTYAMNEIRRAKGLQPLPETVETEL; this is encoded by the coding sequence ATGCGATCGCTGATCCCCTTTCGCATCCGCCCGGCGCGCCATGGGCGCCAGCCCGCCTTTGGCCGGGCCGAGCCGCCGCTGACCCGTCAGAAAGTCGTGCATGATCCGTCGCCCTCGCTCTGGGCGTACCGGATGCAGCGGGTGATGCTGACGCCTTACCTGCGCGCTTTCCTGCGGGTCGGGTTGCCGGTGCTTGCAGTCGCGGCGATGGCCGGCGTCTATATGTCGAGCGAAGAGCGCCGCAATGGCGTGGTCCAGGTCTTCACCGACCTGCGCGAGAAGTTCCAGAGCCGCCCGGAATTCATGGTGACGCTGGTCTCGATCGAGGGCTCCTCGGTCGAACTGGCGGATGCCGTGCGCTCGCGGCTGGATCTGAACCTGCCGCAAAGCTCGTTTGACCTTGATCTTGAAGCCGCCCGCGCGCGGGTCGTGGAACTTGACGCCGTCAAGGGCGCGGAGTTGCGGGTGCGGTCGGGGGGCGTGCTTTCGGTCCTGATCACCGAACGCCAGCCCGTCCTGGTCTGGCGCCAGGCCTCGGGGCTCTCGCTGGTCGACGAGACCGGTCACCGCGTCGCAGGCCTTTTTGAACGGGCCGATCGCGACGACCTGCCGCTGATCGCAGGCGAGGGGGCGGATGCCGCCGCACCTGAAGCGCTTGAGATCCTTGCCGCCGCCGGGCCGATTGCGCCCCGGATCCGGGGCCTTGTCCGCATGGGCGAGCGCCGCTGGGACATCGTGCTGGATCGCGGCCAGCGCATTCTTTTGCCCGAAGACCGTCCGGTGCGCGCGCTGGAACGTCTGCTGGCGCTGGATCAGGCCCAGGACATGCTGGCCCGCGATCTGGCTGCGGTCGATCTGCGACTGCCGAACCGTCCGACCCTGCGCCTGACCACCTATGCGATGAACGAAATTCGTCGTGCCAAAGGCCTTCAGCCCCTGCCCGAAACCGTGGAGACCGAATTGTGA
- a CDS encoding D-alanine--D-alanine ligase, producing the protein MAAGSGRFPRVAVLKGGMSAEREVSLSSGAECATALREAGYEVIEVDAGRDLAARLTELRPDAVFNALHGRWGEDGCVQGILEWLRIPYTHSGLLASSLAMDKTRSKEVFRAAGLPVVESVIASRNDVEAGHVLPPPYVVKPNNEGSSVGVYLVHPGSNAPRLAETMPEMVMVETYVPGREMTVAVMGDRALGVTDIVTDGWYDYDAKYKAGGSRHVIPADLPQEISDACLDIAVKAHKALGCRGLSRADYRWDESRGLAGLILLEVNTQPGMTPTSLAPEQAAYQGISFPELCSWLVEDASCDR; encoded by the coding sequence ATGGCGGCGGGATCGGGCAGATTTCCCCGCGTGGCGGTTCTGAAAGGTGGCATGTCTGCCGAGAGAGAGGTTTCCCTCTCCTCGGGTGCGGAATGTGCGACGGCGCTGCGTGAGGCGGGTTATGAGGTGATCGAGGTCGATGCGGGCCGCGATCTGGCCGCGCGTCTGACCGAGCTGCGCCCGGATGCCGTGTTCAACGCCTTGCATGGCCGCTGGGGCGAAGATGGCTGCGTCCAGGGCATTCTTGAATGGCTGCGCATCCCCTATACCCATTCCGGCCTGCTGGCCTCGTCGCTGGCGATGGATAAGACCCGCTCGAAAGAAGTGTTCCGCGCCGCCGGCCTGCCAGTGGTCGAAAGCGTGATCGCGTCCCGCAACGACGTTGAGGCCGGCCATGTGCTGCCGCCGCCCTATGTTGTGAAGCCGAATAACGAGGGTTCCTCGGTCGGGGTCTATCTGGTGCATCCCGGCTCGAATGCGCCGCGTCTCGCAGAGACCATGCCCGAGATGGTGATGGTCGAGACCTATGTGCCGGGTCGTGAGATGACGGTTGCCGTGATGGGGGACCGCGCGCTTGGTGTGACCGATATTGTCACCGATGGCTGGTATGATTACGATGCGAAATACAAGGCGGGTGGATCGCGCCATGTGATCCCGGCGGATCTGCCGCAGGAGATCTCTGACGCCTGTCTCGACATCGCAGTAAAGGCGCATAAGGCGCTTGGTTGCCGTGGCCTGTCGCGCGCCGATTACCGCTGGGATGAAAGCCGCGGCCTTGCGGGGCTGATCCTGCTGGAGGTCAATACCCAGCCTGGCATGACGCCGACCTCGCTCGCGCCCGAACAGGCGGCATATCAGGGCATTTCCTTCCCCGAGCTCTGTTCCTGGCTGGTCGAGGATGCGTCATGCGATCGCTGA
- the murB gene encoding UDP-N-acetylmuramate dehydrogenase: MTYALALPTPRGPLTADRPLADLTWLRVGGPADWFFQPADEADLAGFLAALPPGIAVFPMGVGSNLIIRDGGLRAVVIRLGRGFNGIEIDGDRVIAGAAALDAHVAKKAAEAGRDLTFLRTIPGSIGGAVRMNAGCYGLYVADHLEEVKIITRQGETKVLPAAELNLRYRQSDLPEGAVLISATFRAPEGDPGALVARMAEQLAKRDASQPTKERTAGSTFRNPAGFSSTGRADDSHELKAWKLIDDAGMRGASVGAAQMSPMHANFMINTGGATATDLESLGEEVRKKVFQSSGITLEWEIMRVGDPGR, translated from the coding sequence ATGACATATGCTCTGGCTCTCCCCACTCCGCGCGGCCCGCTGACCGCTGATCGCCCGCTTGCCGACCTGACCTGGCTTCGGGTCGGAGGCCCGGCGGACTGGTTCTTCCAGCCCGCGGATGAGGCGGACCTGGCCGGTTTTCTGGCCGCTCTTCCGCCCGGGATCGCGGTCTTCCCGATGGGGGTCGGCTCAAACCTGATCATACGCGATGGCGGGCTTCGCGCTGTGGTGATCCGGCTCGGGCGGGGGTTCAACGGGATTGAAATCGACGGCGACCGGGTGATTGCCGGTGCAGCCGCGCTGGATGCACATGTCGCGAAAAAGGCCGCCGAGGCGGGGCGGGATCTGACCTTCCTGCGCACCATTCCCGGCAGTATCGGTGGTGCGGTGCGGATGAATGCGGGCTGTTACGGGCTGTATGTCGCCGATCATCTGGAGGAGGTGAAGATCATCACCCGCCAGGGTGAGACAAAGGTTCTGCCGGCGGCGGAGCTGAATCTGCGCTACCGGCAGTCGGACCTGCCAGAGGGTGCCGTGCTGATCTCGGCCACCTTCCGCGCACCCGAAGGCGACCCCGGGGCGCTGGTCGCGCGCATGGCAGAGCAACTCGCGAAACGCGACGCTTCGCAGCCCACGAAAGAGCGCACGGCAGGCTCGACCTTCCGCAACCCGGCCGGGTTTTCCTCGACCGGGCGGGCGGATGACAGCCATGAACTGAAAGCCTGGAAGCTGATTGATGACGCCGGAATGCGCGGCGCATCGGTCGGCGCAGCGCAGATGTCGCCGATGCACGCTAATTTCATGATCAATACCGGTGGCGCTACAGCCACGGATCTCGAATCACTTGGGGAAGAGGTGCGAAAAAAGGTGTTCCAATCCAGCGGGATCACGCTAGAATGGGAAATCATGCGGGTTGGTGATCCAGGTCGCTGA
- a CDS encoding DUF2484 family protein, which translates to MIDLSLILACLWLVLANVIAMFPTRDKHIRAAMMLVVIGIPLLGWVTWSNGPVWGLVFLIGGASVMRWPLIWFWRSMRRTG; encoded by the coding sequence ATGATTGACCTTTCTCTGATCCTGGCCTGTCTCTGGCTGGTTCTGGCCAATGTGATCGCGATGTTTCCCACACGCGACAAACATATCCGGGCCGCGATGATGCTGGTGGTGATCGGCATTCCGCTGCTGGGCTGGGTGACATGGAGCAACGGCCCGGTCTGGGGCCTTGTCTTCCTGATCGGGGGCGCGAGTGTGATGCGCTGGCCGCTGATCTGGTTCTGGCGTTCGATGCGCAGAACGGGCTGA
- the murC gene encoding UDP-N-acetylmuramate--L-alanine ligase has translation MNAATKLPLELGPIHFVGIGGIGMSGIAEVLLTLGYRVQGSDSKASKITDRLVSLGAEFHEGQRAGNIGEDVSVVVISSAIKRGNPELEEARRRKLPVVRRAEMLAELMRLRSNIAVAGTHGKTTTTTMVATLLDKGGFDPTVINGGVIHAYGSNARAGAGEWMVVEADESDGSFNRLPATIAIVTNIDPEHMEHWGTIEALRKGFLDFVSNIPFYGVAVCCTDHPEVQALVGRVADRRVISFGFNAQADVRAVNLRFEKGMSCFDIQLQNEGEGSVIEGCELPMPGDHNVSNALSAVAVARHLGMKREEIRAALAGFAGVNRRFTRVGEVSGVPIIDDYGHHPVEIAAVLKAARQAVSGTPGARVIAVHQPHRYSRLSNLFDDFCTCFNEADVVGIAEVYAAGEDPIQGASRDDLVAGLIAHGHRHARAVIDEADLARLFREQARPGDIFVCLGAGTISAWANGLPAKLLGQAA, from the coding sequence ATGAATGCCGCAACCAAACTCCCGCTGGAGCTCGGGCCGATCCATTTCGTCGGCATCGGCGGCATCGGCATGTCGGGCATCGCCGAGGTCCTGCTGACGCTGGGTTACCGGGTGCAGGGATCGGACAGCAAAGCGTCGAAAATCACCGACCGGCTGGTCAGCCTTGGCGCTGAATTCCACGAGGGGCAGCGGGCCGGGAATATCGGCGAAGACGTCTCGGTTGTGGTGATTTCCTCGGCGATCAAACGTGGCAACCCGGAACTGGAAGAGGCGCGCCGCCGCAAGCTTCCCGTGGTGCGCCGTGCCGAGATGCTGGCCGAGCTGATGCGCCTGCGGTCAAACATCGCGGTTGCGGGCACCCATGGCAAGACGACCACGACGACGATGGTGGCGACTTTGCTCGACAAAGGTGGCTTTGATCCGACCGTGATCAATGGCGGCGTGATCCATGCTTACGGGTCCAACGCCCGTGCAGGCGCCGGTGAATGGATGGTGGTCGAGGCCGACGAGTCTGACGGCTCGTTCAACCGGCTGCCCGCGACCATCGCCATTGTCACCAATATCGACCCCGAACATATGGAGCACTGGGGCACCATCGAGGCGCTGCGCAAGGGCTTCCTCGATTTCGTCTCCAATATCCCGTTCTATGGCGTGGCGGTGTGCTGCACCGACCATCCCGAAGTCCAGGCGCTGGTCGGCCGCGTCGCCGACCGCCGGGTGATCAGCTTTGGCTTTAACGCCCAGGCCGATGTGCGGGCAGTGAATCTCAGGTTCGAAAAGGGCATGTCCTGCTTCGATATTCAGCTGCAAAACGAGGGCGAAGGCTCGGTTATCGAAGGGTGCGAGCTGCCGATGCCGGGCGACCACAATGTGTCGAATGCGCTTTCGGCGGTGGCTGTCGCCCGCCATCTCGGGATGAAGCGAGAAGAGATCCGCGCGGCGCTTGCGGGCTTTGCCGGTGTCAACCGCCGCTTTACCCGGGTGGGCGAGGTGAGCGGCGTGCCGATCATCGATGATTACGGTCATCACCCGGTCGAGATTGCCGCCGTGCTGAAAGCGGCACGCCAGGCGGTCTCCGGCACGCCGGGCGCGCGCGTCATCGCCGTGCATCAGCCGCATCGCTATTCGCGGCTTTCGAACCTGTTCGATGATTTCTGCACCTGTTTCAACGAGGCCGATGTGGTTGGCATCGCCGAGGTCTATGCGGCGGGCGAGGATCCGATCCAGGGCGCAAGCCGCGATGATCTCGTGGCGGGGCTGATTGCCCATGGCCACCGCCATGCCCGGGCGGTGATCGACGAGGCTGACCTCGCGCGGCTCTTCCGTGAACAGGCGCGGCCGGGCGATATCTTTGTCTGCCTTGGCGCCGGGACCATCTCGGCCTGGGCGAACGGGTTGCCGGCGAAACTTCTCGGCCAGGCGGCCTGA
- a CDS encoding UDP-N-acetylglucosamine--N-acetylmuramyl-(pentapeptide) pyrophosphoryl-undecaprenol N-acetylglucosamine transferase, whose translation MAPLLLIAAGGTGGHMFPAQALAEAMLARGWRVRLSTDERGARYAGGFPEAVVVEKVSSATFARGGVVAKLAAPFRIAGGVIAAAARMLTDKPVVVVGFGGYPTIPALSAAFLLRRPRMIHEQNGVLGRVNQLFAKRVDLVACGTWPTVLPAGIEGQPVGNPVRASVLERAGAPYIEPGDYPMSLLVIGGSQGARILSDVVPAALALLPERLRDNLRVAHQARAEDAERAQAGYYEAGIRAEIRPFFDDIPRRLSEAQLVISRSGASSVADISVIGRPSVLIPFAAATGDHQTANARGLVDAGAAVLIPEKLLDPASLSAQVAAVLGNPRGARQMAANALSCGRPDATETLVALVEELAGDKR comes from the coding sequence ATGGCGCCTTTGCTGCTGATCGCGGCCGGGGGCACCGGCGGGCATATGTTCCCCGCCCAGGCCCTGGCCGAAGCCATGCTGGCACGCGGCTGGCGGGTCAGGCTGTCGACCGATGAGCGCGGCGCGCGCTATGCCGGCGGATTTCCCGAAGCGGTGGTTGTCGAGAAAGTGTCTTCGGCCACTTTCGCGCGCGGTGGAGTGGTGGCGAAACTGGCAGCACCTTTCCGCATCGCGGGGGGCGTGATCGCAGCGGCGGCCAGGATGCTGACCGACAAGCCCGTTGTCGTGGTGGGCTTTGGCGGCTATCCGACCATCCCCGCGCTGTCGGCGGCGTTCCTGCTGCGCCGCCCGCGGATGATCCATGAACAAAACGGCGTGCTGGGGCGGGTGAACCAGCTCTTTGCCAAACGCGTTGATCTTGTCGCCTGCGGCACCTGGCCGACCGTTTTGCCGGCTGGTATCGAGGGCCAGCCTGTCGGAAATCCGGTGCGCGCGAGCGTCCTGGAACGCGCCGGCGCCCCCTATATCGAGCCGGGTGACTACCCGATGAGCCTTCTGGTAATCGGTGGCAGCCAGGGCGCGCGCATCCTTTCAGATGTGGTGCCGGCGGCACTTGCTTTGCTGCCCGAGCGCCTGCGCGACAATCTGCGCGTGGCGCATCAGGCCCGGGCCGAGGATGCCGAACGGGCGCAGGCCGGCTATTACGAGGCCGGGATCCGCGCCGAGATCAGGCCGTTCTTCGATGATATCCCCCGCAGGCTTTCCGAGGCGCAACTGGTGATCTCGCGGTCCGGCGCCTCGTCGGTGGCGGATATTTCGGTGATCGGGCGCCCGTCGGTGCTGATCCCCTTTGCCGCCGCGACGGGCGATCACCAGACCGCGAATGCGCGCGGCCTGGTTGACGCAGGGGCAGCGGTGCTGATCCCCGAGAAACTGCTTGACCCCGCCAGTCTGAGCGCGCAAGTCGCCGCCGTCCTCGGAAATCCCCGGGGCGCGCGGCAGATGGCCGCCAATGCGCTGAGCTGCGGTCGCCCGGATGCGACCGAAACTCTGGTGGCGCTGGTCGAAGAGCTCGCAGGAGATAAAAGATGA
- a CDS encoding putative peptidoglycan glycosyltransferase FtsW: MTEMVYGSSPVAVREPVLPRWWRTVDRWTMCSVFMLFGIGLLLGLAASVPLASRNELNQFFYVQRQTIFGCIALVVMLAISTLSPSVVRRLGILGFVIALILVMALPFVGQDHGKGAIRWLSLGGFSLQPSEFLKPGFVIVTAWMMAAAQDINGPPGKLISFGILGLVVGFLSMQPDFGQSALIVFSWGVIYFIAGAPMVLIGSVIGIVAFGGFTAYGASEHFARRIDGFLSPDVDPRTQLGYAANAIQEGGFFGVGVGEGQVKWSLPDAHTDFIIAVAAEEYGLVLVLVILALFGIVVVRSLVRLTAERDTFTRLAGSGLACIFGVQAMINMGVAVRLLPAKGMTLPFVSYGGSSIIAAGITVGMLLALTRTRPRDRMAELFGRRR; encoded by the coding sequence ATGACTGAGATGGTCTATGGTTCCTCACCTGTTGCTGTGCGCGAGCCTGTGCTGCCGCGCTGGTGGCGTACGGTTGATCGCTGGACCATGTGTTCGGTTTTCATGCTGTTCGGGATCGGGCTTTTGCTGGGCCTTGCGGCCTCGGTGCCGCTTGCAAGCCGGAACGAGCTGAACCAGTTCTTCTACGTGCAGCGTCAGACGATTTTCGGCTGTATCGCATTGGTGGTGATGCTGGCGATTTCGACCCTGTCGCCTTCAGTGGTGCGGCGGCTCGGGATCCTTGGCTTCGTGATCGCGCTGATCCTTGTCATGGCGCTGCCTTTCGTCGGTCAGGACCACGGCAAGGGCGCCATTCGCTGGCTGTCGCTGGGTGGCTTTTCGCTGCAACCTTCTGAATTTCTCAAGCCAGGTTTCGTGATCGTAACCGCCTGGATGATGGCGGCGGCCCAGGATATCAACGGCCCGCCCGGCAAGCTGATTTCCTTCGGGATCCTTGGGCTTGTGGTCGGTTTTCTGTCCATGCAGCCCGATTTCGGGCAATCTGCGCTGATCGTTTTCTCCTGGGGGGTGATCTATTTCATCGCCGGGGCGCCGATGGTGCTGATTGGATCCGTCATCGGCATTGTCGCATTTGGCGGCTTTACCGCCTATGGCGCTTCTGAACACTTTGCCCGCCGGATCGACGGGTTCCTGTCTCCGGATGTCGATCCGCGCACCCAGCTGGGCTATGCGGCGAACGCGATCCAGGAGGGCGGTTTCTTCGGCGTCGGCGTCGGTGAAGGACAGGTGAAATGGTCGCTGCCCGATGCGCATACCGATTTCATCATCGCGGTCGCGGCCGAGGAATACGGCCTTGTGCTGGTTCTGGTGATCCTTGCGCTGTTCGGGATCGTCGTGGTGCGCTCGCTGGTCCGCCTTACCGCCGAACGCGACACTTTCACCCGCCTTGCCGGATCGGGCCTTGCCTGCATCTTCGGCGTTCAGGCCATGATCAATATGGGCGTTGCCGTGCGGCTCCTGCCCGCAAAAGGGATGACGCTGCCCTTCGTGTCCTACGGTGGCTCCTCGATCATCGCTGCCGGCATCACGGTGGGGATGCTTCTGGCGCTGACCCGCACCCGGCCGCGTGACCGGATGGCGGAACTCTTCGGGCGGAGGCGCTGA
- a CDS encoding glycosyltransferase family 2 protein, giving the protein MRILCATSVRDEGPYLIEWLAWHRLLGASDLLIASNDCRDGTDRLLDALARAGVLRHLPQPPMAALASAKGKAASVQWRALKAIWAEPERKAADWMLISDVDEFPVIHCGKGRFADLIAALPEETEAVALAWRLFGAGGIAGFEERPVTAQFLRSAPPDMMHPVAATMFKSLFRPAAFQRPGVHRPQRRAGQGPAAWVDGSGRVLSPVLSQDGRLSLIPLTGYRDLAEMHHYSLRSAAAFVVKSDRGLPNRSQKEIDLHYWVERNFNNQENTAALALAVPLAEEVAALMALPQVAALHEAALAWHRARFDQLIRQAGAYRLWAACLHAAGSYALGPAREMRLLQQYQHLTRNPDDTA; this is encoded by the coding sequence ATGCGTATTCTCTGTGCCACCTCGGTCCGCGATGAAGGGCCCTATCTGATTGAATGGCTCGCCTGGCACCGGCTGCTTGGGGCGAGCGATCTTCTGATCGCCTCGAATGACTGTCGCGACGGGACCGACCGGCTGCTGGACGCCCTGGCCCGGGCGGGCGTGCTGCGCCATCTGCCACAGCCGCCGATGGCCGCGCTTGCCTCTGCGAAAGGCAAAGCTGCCAGTGTGCAGTGGCGCGCGCTCAAGGCGATCTGGGCCGAGCCGGAGCGCAAGGCCGCGGATTGGATGCTGATCTCGGATGTCGATGAGTTCCCGGTGATCCATTGCGGGAAGGGGCGCTTTGCCGATCTGATCGCGGCTTTGCCCGAAGAGACTGAGGCTGTCGCGCTGGCCTGGCGTCTGTTCGGCGCGGGCGGTATCGCAGGGTTCGAAGAGCGGCCGGTCACGGCGCAGTTCCTCCGTTCGGCGCCGCCCGATATGATGCATCCGGTAGCGGCCACAATGTTCAAGAGCTTGTTCCGGCCAGCGGCGTTTCAGCGCCCGGGGGTGCATCGGCCGCAGCGTCGCGCAGGGCAGGGACCGGCAGCCTGGGTTGATGGCAGCGGCCGCGTGTTATCCCCCGTCCTGAGCCAGGATGGCCGGCTGTCGCTGATCCCGCTGACCGGCTATCGTGATCTTGCCGAAATGCACCATTATTCGCTGCGCTCGGCGGCGGCTTTTGTGGTGAAGTCAGATCGTGGCCTGCCCAATCGCAGCCAGAAAGAGATCGACCTGCATTACTGGGTCGAGCGCAATTTCAACAATCAGGAGAATACAGCAGCCCTCGCGCTGGCGGTGCCGCTGGCCGAAGAGGTCGCCGCGCTGATGGCGCTTCCGCAGGTGGCCGCCTTGCATGAGGCGGCGCTCGCCTGGCATCGCGCGCGCTTTGATCAGCTGATCCGTCAGGCCGGAGCCTACCGGCTCTGGGCGGCCTGCCTGCATGCGGCGGGCAGCTATGCCCTTGGTCCCGCGCGCGAGATGCGTCTTTTGCAGCAATATCAGCATCTGACGCGGAACCCCGACGATACGGCCTGA
- a CDS encoding cytochrome b translates to MTRMRLPLKDTPRAYGKVTRALHWSIAALVLWQFMTMILKVAFGVSPRESAIVGSHGPVGTAVFILIVIRVIWAFVNAGRRPAHGRGIIGIAAKAGHGILYLVMLIVPLAALSRAFGSGRGFSPFGFPLFPTREEPIAWMVGFGDAVHGELGWVFGVLLIGHIAMVGLHEAMWKDGTLAKMAGKKALRDG, encoded by the coding sequence ATGACCCGGATGAGGCTCCCCCTGAAAGACACGCCCCGCGCCTATGGCAAAGTGACCCGTGCGCTGCATTGGTCGATCGCGGCCCTGGTGCTGTGGCAGTTCATGACGATGATCCTCAAGGTGGCGTTTGGCGTCTCGCCAAGGGAAAGCGCCATAGTCGGCTCGCATGGGCCGGTTGGCACTGCGGTTTTCATCCTGATCGTGATCCGGGTGATCTGGGCTTTCGTCAATGCAGGGCGCCGGCCCGCTCATGGGCGCGGGATCATCGGAATCGCGGCCAAAGCCGGGCATGGCATCCTTTACCTGGTGATGCTGATCGTGCCGCTGGCGGCGCTGTCACGGGCTTTCGGCTCGGGGCGCGGCTTTTCGCCCTTTGGCTTCCCGCTCTTCCCGACCCGCGAAGAGCCCATTGCCTGGATGGTCGGGTTCGGGGATGCCGTGCATGGCGAGCTGGGCTGGGTCTTCGGTGTGCTGCTGATCGGCCATATCGCGATGGTCGGCCTGCATGAGGCGATGTGGAAAGACGGCACGCTGGCGAAAATGGCCGGCAAAAAGGCCCTGCGCGACGGCTGA